The following proteins come from a genomic window of Nostoc sp. ATCC 53789:
- the apcB gene encoding allophycocyanin subunit beta, producing the protein MRDAVTSLIKNYDLAGRYFDRNAIDSLKSYFDSGTVRVQAAAAINSNAAALVKQAGLKLYEELPELIRPGGNSYTTRRYAACLRDLDYYLRYATYALVAGNTNVLDERVLQGLRETYNSLGVPIGPTVRGIQILKDLIKEQVAAAGVVNTAFVDEPFDHITRELSEQDI; encoded by the coding sequence ATGCGCGATGCGGTAACAAGTTTAATTAAGAATTATGACTTAGCTGGTCGGTATTTTGACCGGAATGCGATCGATAGCCTAAAGTCTTACTTTGACAGTGGTACAGTCCGAGTCCAAGCGGCGGCGGCGATAAATTCTAATGCGGCTGCACTTGTCAAGCAGGCGGGTTTGAAGTTATATGAAGAACTGCCAGAATTGATTCGCCCCGGTGGAAATTCCTATACAACTCGTCGTTATGCAGCTTGTCTGCGCGACCTTGATTACTACTTGCGCTACGCTACCTATGCGCTAGTTGCTGGGAACACAAATGTATTGGATGAACGAGTGCTGCAAGGGCTACGGGAAACTTACAATTCTCTAGGCGTGCCTATTGGGCCTACGGTTCGTGGTATCCAGATTCTCAAGGATCTGATTAAGGAGCAAGTAGCAGCAGCAGGTGTGGTTAATACTGCTTTTGTGGATGAACCATTTGATCACATCACACGCGAGTTGAGCGAACAGGATATTTAG
- a CDS encoding transposase, which produces MRFTKLNYCQYLLSSQINYTLTNLAEHLEQISHDKINRYLKNEKLTPRLLWDNVKDILQVSDSAYLVFDDTVLDKRYATEIETSKRQYSGNQHGVIQGIGLINCIYVNHEIGKFWIVDYRIYDPDRDGKKKIDHVTEMLQNLIYHKALPFQAVLMDTWYATNKLMLYIDGLGKYYYCPLKRNRLVDDTAGQKNYQRIELLSWDSQELKSGKIIKIKKFPQATKVNLFRVTVSTDRTDFIATNDLSQDSTDVVQKVCKVRWKVEEFHRELKQVTGIESCQCRKGRIQRNHIACAILVWLRLKHLAYQSYQTIYQIKHGLLSNYLVQQLKRPNVPMFIV; this is translated from the coding sequence ATGAGATTTACAAAACTTAACTATTGCCAGTACTTGTTAAGTAGTCAGATTAATTATACTCTGACAAATTTGGCAGAGCATTTAGAGCAGATTAGTCATGATAAAATTAACCGTTATCTTAAGAATGAAAAGTTAACACCACGTTTACTTTGGGATAATGTTAAAGATATCTTACAAGTGAGTGATAGCGCATATCTAGTTTTTGATGACACAGTACTTGATAAACGATACGCCACAGAAATAGAGACCAGTAAAAGGCAGTATAGTGGCAACCAACATGGTGTAATCCAAGGTATTGGGCTAATAAATTGTATATATGTCAATCATGAAATCGGAAAGTTTTGGATAGTTGATTATCGGATTTATGACCCAGATAGAGATGGAAAAAAAAAGATAGATCATGTTACAGAGATGCTGCAAAACCTTATATATCATAAGGCTTTACCGTTCCAAGCTGTCTTAATGGATACTTGGTATGCAACAAATAAATTGATGTTATATATTGATGGATTAGGAAAATATTATTATTGTCCTCTGAAACGTAATAGACTTGTTGATGATACGGCAGGTCAAAAAAATTATCAAAGAATTGAATTGTTATCTTGGGATAGCCAGGAGTTAAAATCAGGTAAAATAATTAAAATAAAAAAGTTTCCCCAAGCTACAAAAGTGAATCTCTTCCGGGTAACTGTCTCGACCGACAGAACGGATTTTATCGCTACTAACGATTTATCTCAAGATTCTACGGACGTTGTACAAAAAGTGTGTAAGGTTCGATGGAAGGTTGAGGAGTTTCATAGAGAATTAAAACAAGTAACTGGTATTGAATCGTGTCAATGTCGCAAGGGACGTATTCAAAGAAACCATATTGCCTGTGCTATTTTAGTCTGGCTTCGACTCAAACATTTAGCTTATCAAAGCTACCAAACAATTTATCAAATTAAACATGGATTATTATCCAATTATTTAGTTCAGCAACTAAAACGCCCGAATGTTCCCATGTTTATTGTCTAG
- a CDS encoding XisI protein, whose protein sequence is MRKSWDKLARYREIIRQLIFDYASHKPANGQIETEPVIDSERERDHYEVLHVGWDGVRRVHGSVVHIDIINDKVWIQYDGTSQPVAEALLEAGILREDIVLGFHPAELRQYTDFAVY, encoded by the coding sequence TTGCGTAAGTCCTGGGATAAGCTAGCTCGGTATCGTGAAATTATTCGTCAGTTGATATTTGACTATGCTAGTCACAAGCCTGCTAATGGTCAAATAGAGACAGAACCAGTTATTGACTCGGAGCGAGAGCGAGATCACTACGAAGTTTTACATGTCGGTTGGGATGGAGTACGCCGCGTACATGGTTCGGTGGTACATATAGATATTATTAATGATAAAGTGTGGATTCAATATGATGGTACTTCTCAGCCAGTGGCAGAAGCATTACTAGAAGCGGGTATTTTGCGCGAAGATATTGTTTTGGGTTTTCATCCTGCTGAACTACGGCAATATACGGATTTTGCTGTATATTAA